One window of the Corynebacterium glutamicum ATCC 13032 genome contains the following:
- a CDS encoding HigA family addiction module antitoxin produces the protein MVAPQSRKPQHPGEILSERFLEPRGISHYDLAKTLHITEATIANFVEGRTDLTIGLAVRLSRSFDLSTQEWIALQRTFDQAHRRSA, from the coding sequence GTGGTAGCTCCGCAGTCCCGGAAACCGCAGCACCCTGGTGAGATTTTGAGTGAACGTTTCCTCGAACCCCGAGGAATCAGCCACTACGATCTCGCCAAAACCCTCCACATCACCGAAGCAACCATCGCCAATTTCGTTGAAGGTCGCACCGACCTCACCATCGGACTTGCAGTACGCCTCTCCCGCTCATTCGATTTGAGCACACAGGAATGGATCGCACTGCAGCGCACCTTTGATCAGGCTCATCGTCGATCTGCTTAA
- the dop gene encoding depupylase/deamidase Dop — translation MARFMGSETEYGISTPSAPFLSPIVTSTHAVVAYSTARGFGEHRVRWDYAQESPLRDTRGFDLRRYHQAPVVDPHAIGVANVFVPNGARFYVDHAHPEYSSPEVTNAWDAMVYDAAGDHILMQAVSDVASFTSQNRSVLDGHDPCPALKIYKNNVDGKGASYGSHENYLYSRETDFDVLAQALIPFFVCRQVIIGAGRVGLGPQGDKPGFQVSQRADYIEQEISLETTLNRGIINTRDEPHTDADHWGRLHVIIGDANMSQTANFLKFGMTSLVLDAIEAGVDFSELKLKNAVSEVAKVSHDLSLTHQLRLADGSELTAIDILRRYLDKVQPFAETPVEQRVTALWGEVLGLLENDLLSTSHLLDWTAKLALIKSFEARGLSINDPKMYLIDLQYSDIDPQKSLYHALVSKGRMKTLCSAQDIADAAATPPQDSRAYFRGRVMDKFGESVLAANWESLIVATSSAKEYRVHTSGLDTLTREEAGELVEKSATIDELIEGLEKENLTPLTAIQAI, via the coding sequence ATGGCGCGTTTTATGGGATCGGAAACCGAATACGGCATTTCCACACCGTCTGCACCGTTTTTAAGCCCGATCGTTACTTCCACGCACGCGGTGGTGGCGTATTCCACCGCGCGTGGATTTGGTGAGCACCGGGTGCGTTGGGACTATGCGCAAGAGTCCCCACTGCGCGATACTCGTGGCTTTGATCTGCGCCGATACCACCAGGCCCCTGTGGTGGATCCGCACGCCATTGGTGTGGCCAACGTGTTTGTGCCCAATGGTGCCAGGTTTTATGTCGATCACGCGCACCCGGAATACTCCTCCCCAGAGGTCACCAATGCGTGGGATGCCATGGTTTACGACGCCGCTGGTGACCACATCCTCATGCAGGCCGTCTCTGATGTTGCGAGTTTCACCAGCCAGAATAGGTCTGTGTTGGACGGCCATGATCCGTGTCCAGCTTTGAAAATCTACAAAAACAATGTCGACGGTAAGGGTGCTAGCTACGGGTCCCACGAGAATTACCTCTACTCACGTGAGACGGATTTTGATGTGCTGGCTCAGGCATTGATCCCATTTTTTGTGTGCCGCCAGGTCATCATCGGTGCCGGACGTGTGGGATTGGGCCCTCAGGGCGATAAGCCGGGATTCCAGGTCAGTCAGCGAGCTGACTACATTGAGCAAGAAATTTCACTGGAAACCACACTCAACCGCGGCATTATCAACACCCGCGATGAACCACACACCGACGCTGATCACTGGGGTCGCCTGCACGTGATCATCGGCGATGCCAACATGTCGCAGACTGCGAATTTCCTCAAATTCGGCATGACCTCCCTAGTGCTGGATGCCATTGAGGCTGGGGTGGATTTCTCTGAACTCAAGCTGAAGAACGCAGTGAGTGAAGTAGCAAAGGTCTCCCATGATCTTTCCCTTACCCACCAGCTGCGATTGGCGGATGGTTCAGAGCTCACCGCTATTGATATTCTGCGCCGCTATTTGGACAAGGTGCAGCCGTTTGCAGAAACCCCAGTGGAACAGCGTGTCACTGCGCTGTGGGGTGAAGTGCTGGGGCTCCTGGAGAATGATCTGCTCTCCACCAGCCATCTCCTTGATTGGACTGCAAAACTTGCCCTGATCAAGTCTTTTGAGGCGCGTGGGCTGTCCATTAACGATCCCAAGATGTACCTCATTGACCTGCAGTACAGCGATATTGATCCACAGAAGAGTCTGTATCACGCACTGGTATCCAAGGGGCGGATGAAAACACTGTGCAGTGCGCAGGACATTGCAGATGCAGCGGCCACTCCACCGCAGGACTCGCGGGCATACTTCCGCGGGCGTGTGATGGATAAATTTGGCGAATCAGTGCTCGCAGCCAACTGGGAATCGCTGATTGTTGCTACCTCCAGCGCTAAGGAATACCGCGTGCACACCAGCGGTTTAGATACCTTGACCCGAGAGGAAGCAGGG
- a CDS encoding MFS transporter, with protein MAVTARTDIKPHPSQPTALFTPVFILGWLVNLTQYLSFYFLITVMALYAMESFAVSEAAGGFAASSFVIGATVARVFAGWAADRFGKKQILLIFVGLGTVASLFYIPAASLPALVAVRFVHGFSYSLASTAVMALVQSVIPASRRAEGTGYFALGSTLATAFGPAIALFVIDDFNYNTLFWITTATSVFGLILTVLIRKPEFIKNAEHGRVKPVWSIKTVVHPSVMLIGFFMLAVGLAYAGVITFLNGFAQDTGLTAGAGLFFIAYAVAMLVMRFFLGRIQDKHGDNPVIYFGLISFALALGLMALATEDWHIVLAGALTGLGYGTIMPAAQAIAVDSVPSTQVGSGISTLFLFTDIGIGLGPILLGGLVAATGYNVMYAALAAVIVVAGVLYLVALGRKASH; from the coding sequence GTGGCGGTCACCGCAAGAACGGACATAAAACCACACCCATCGCAACCAACGGCACTGTTCACTCCAGTGTTTATTTTGGGCTGGCTCGTCAACTTGACCCAGTACTTGAGCTTCTACTTCCTGATCACAGTCATGGCGCTGTATGCGATGGAAAGCTTCGCCGTTTCAGAGGCCGCTGGCGGATTTGCGGCCAGCTCCTTTGTTATCGGCGCAACCGTGGCTCGTGTGTTCGCGGGATGGGCGGCCGACCGTTTTGGTAAGAAGCAGATCCTGCTCATCTTTGTCGGCTTGGGAACGGTAGCATCACTATTCTATATTCCAGCTGCCTCACTACCAGCGCTGGTTGCTGTGCGTTTTGTTCACGGTTTTTCTTATTCTCTTGCTTCCACCGCTGTGATGGCACTTGTGCAGTCCGTGATTCCTGCAAGCCGTAGGGCAGAGGGCACCGGCTACTTCGCGCTCGGATCCACACTGGCTACAGCTTTCGGCCCAGCAATTGCGCTGTTTGTTATCGATGACTTCAACTACAACACCCTGTTCTGGATTACCACTGCGACCAGTGTTTTCGGCCTGATCCTCACCGTTTTGATCCGCAAGCCGGAGTTCATTAAGAATGCGGAACACGGCAGAGTAAAGCCAGTCTGGTCTATCAAGACTGTTGTGCACCCATCGGTCATGCTCATTGGATTCTTCATGCTCGCTGTCGGACTGGCTTACGCAGGCGTGATCACCTTCCTCAACGGCTTCGCGCAAGACACTGGCCTCACCGCCGGAGCGGGTCTTTTCTTTATCGCTTATGCGGTTGCGATGCTGGTCATGCGTTTCTTCCTTGGACGCATTCAGGACAAACATGGTGACAACCCGGTTATTTACTTCGGTTTGATCAGCTTCGCCCTCGCGCTGGGGCTTATGGCTTTGGCGACTGAAGACTGGCACATTGTTCTCGCTGGCGCACTCACCGGTTTGGGCTATGGCACCATCATGCCGGCCGCACAAGCCATTGCTGTCGATTCAGTTCCAAGCACTCAGGTTGGTTCCGGTATTTCTACGCTTTTCCTGTTCACCGACATCGGCATTGGCTTAGGCCCAATCCTGCTGGGTGGATTGGTTGCAGCGACCGGATACAACGTCATGTACGCAGCTTTGGCCGCAGTGATTGTTGTGGCGGGCGTGCTCTACCTGGTTGCTTTGGGTAGGAAAGCTAGCCACTAA
- a CDS encoding tRNA (adenine-N1)-methyltransferase, which yields MPYSGPFQAGDRVQLTDAKRRHFTIILEPGTTYHTHRGQIAHDDIIGADEGTVVHSTMGSDYLCFRHLMVDHVLSMPRGAAVIYPKDSAQILVEGDIFPGARVLEAGAGSGALSMALLRAVGEKGNVISYEIREDHLEYAVSNVEEYFGERPATWDPRLGDLKEVTVEDLGGPVDRIILDMLEPWEMLETCKDLLIPGGVFMTYVATVPQLMKVMEGIREQKCFTEPRAWESLVRDWKVEGLATRPEHRMNAHTAFLVLTRRLADGVEPPRPQRKARR from the coding sequence ATGCCCTACTCAGGTCCGTTCCAAGCAGGCGACCGCGTTCAGCTCACCGACGCTAAACGCCGCCATTTCACCATCATTTTGGAACCAGGAACCACCTACCACACCCACCGTGGACAAATCGCACACGATGACATCATCGGCGCCGATGAGGGCACTGTTGTCCACTCCACCATGGGCTCTGATTACTTGTGCTTCCGTCACCTCATGGTTGATCACGTGCTGAGCATGCCTCGTGGCGCTGCAGTTATTTATCCAAAGGACTCTGCACAGATTCTGGTCGAGGGCGATATTTTCCCTGGCGCCCGAGTTCTGGAAGCTGGCGCTGGTTCCGGTGCACTGTCCATGGCGCTGCTTCGTGCAGTGGGTGAAAAGGGCAATGTCATCTCCTACGAAATCCGTGAGGATCACCTGGAGTACGCAGTCTCCAACGTGGAGGAGTACTTCGGTGAGCGTCCAGCAACCTGGGATCCACGTCTTGGTGACCTGAAAGAAGTCACCGTTGAGGATCTCGGCGGACCTGTTGACCGCATCATCTTGGATATGCTTGAGCCGTGGGAAATGCTGGAGACCTGCAAGGATCTTCTCATCCCTGGTGGTGTGTTTATGACGTATGTGGCGACCGTGCCACAGCTGATGAAGGTCATGGAAGGCATCCGCGAGCAAAAATGCTTCACGGAGCCACGCGCGTGGGAATCTTTGGTTCGTGATTGGAAGGTGGAGGGCTTGGCAACACGCCCTGAGCACCGCATGAATGCCCACACCGCGTTCTTGGTGTTGACCAGGCGTTTGGCTGATGGCGTGGAGCCTCCTCGTCCGCAGCGTAAGGCACGTCGATAA
- the hisG gene encoding ATP phosphoribosyltransferase, with amino-acid sequence MLKIAVPNKGSLSERAMEILAEAGYAGRGDSKSLNVFDEANNVEFFFLRPKDIAIYVAGGQLDLGITGRDLARDSQADVHEVLSLGFGSSTFRYAAPADEEWSIEKLDGKRIATSYPNLVRDDLAARGLSAEVLRLDGAVEVSIKLGVADAIADVVSTGRTLRQQGLAPFGEVLCTSEAVIVGRKDEKVTPEQQILLRRIQGILHAQNFLMLDYNVDRDNLDAATAVTPGLSGPTVSPLARDNWVAVRAMVPRRSANAIMDKLAGLGAEAILASEIRIARI; translated from the coding sequence ATGTTGAAAATCGCTGTCCCAAACAAAGGCTCGCTGTCCGAGCGCGCCATGGAAATCCTCGCCGAAGCAGGCTACGCAGGCCGTGGAGATTCCAAATCCCTCAACGTTTTTGATGAAGCAAACAACGTTGAATTCTTCTTCCTTCGCCCTAAAGATATCGCCATCTACGTTGCTGGTGGCCAGCTCGATTTGGGTATCACCGGCCGCGACCTTGCTCGCGATTCCCAGGCTGATGTCCACGAAGTTCTTTCCCTCGGCTTCGGTTCCTCCACTTTCCGTTACGCAGCACCAGCTGATGAAGAGTGGAGCATCGAAAAGCTCGACGGCAAGCGCATCGCTACCTCTTACCCCAACCTTGTTCGCGATGACCTCGCAGCACGTGGGCTTTCCGCTGAGGTGCTCCGCCTCGACGGTGCAGTAGAGGTATCCATCAAGCTTGGTGTCGCAGATGCCATCGCCGATGTTGTATCCACCGGCCGCACGCTGCGTCAGCAAGGTCTTGCACCTTTCGGCGAGGTTCTGTGCACCTCTGAGGCTGTCATTGTTGGCCGCAAGGATGAAAAGGTCACCCCAGAGCAGCAGATCCTGCTTCGCCGCATCCAGGGAATTTTGCACGCGCAGAACTTCCTCATGCTGGATTACAACGTCGACCGCGACAACCTGGACGCTGCCACTGCAGTAACCCCAGGCTTATCCGGCCCAACGGTATCCCCACTGGCACGCGACAACTGGGTTGCTGTACGCGCCATGGTGCCACGCAGGTCAGCTAACGCCATCATGGATAAGCTTGCTGGACTCGGCGCTGAAGCCATCCTGGCTTCTGAAATCCGCATCGCCCGCATCTAG
- the arc gene encoding proteasome ATPase, translated as MVTMSSPTDSSPSNSFSDFNREEQSRLSDEVRQLKRTNSDLGARNAKLAEMLKSSRDKLSVLFSQLEDMAQPPSVYGTFLETAKDGSNAEIFAGGRRMRVAVSPMLCAADLMPGVQVRLGEGNQVLEACDFEQTGELATLMEMIGRDRALVSDRSGEERVVKLAGPLMDRTAKLPRPGDTLLVDRKAGYAFEAIAKTEISRLALEEAPDVSYQDIGGLDDQIELIQDAVELPFLHPEMYRAYNLHPPKGVLLYGPPGCGKTLIAKAVANSLANRIGETGTSYFINVKGPELLNKYVGETERQIRVIFERARELAGDGRPVIIFFDEMESIFRTRGSGVSSDMETTVVPQLLAELDGVEDLSNVIVVGATNREELIDPAILRPGRLDIKIRINRPNKQGAHDIFTRYINDSIPLAEPAEDLIDRAVDHLYTPRPYVRLTLIDGSVETLNYHDFVSGAMIANIVDRAKKSAIKAHIDGTGVGLTAEQLIQAIDDENQQSEDLPNTSNPDEWSRITGRQGKQVTHAEVVI; from the coding sequence GTGGTGACCATGAGTTCACCAACTGATTCTTCGCCCTCTAATTCTTTTAGCGACTTCAACCGGGAGGAACAGTCCCGGTTATCTGATGAGGTGCGCCAGCTCAAGCGCACCAACTCTGATCTTGGGGCACGTAATGCCAAGCTCGCGGAGATGCTGAAGTCGTCTCGGGATAAATTGTCTGTGCTGTTTTCTCAGTTGGAGGATATGGCTCAGCCGCCATCGGTGTATGGCACTTTCTTGGAAACCGCGAAAGACGGTTCTAATGCGGAGATCTTTGCTGGTGGACGTCGCATGCGTGTGGCTGTTTCTCCTATGCTGTGTGCCGCGGATTTGATGCCGGGTGTGCAGGTTCGTTTGGGTGAAGGCAATCAAGTTCTTGAGGCCTGTGATTTTGAACAAACCGGTGAATTAGCCACGTTGATGGAAATGATTGGCCGGGATCGTGCTTTGGTTTCAGATCGCTCGGGGGAGGAGCGCGTCGTCAAGCTTGCTGGTCCGTTGATGGATCGCACCGCAAAGCTGCCGCGCCCCGGTGACACCCTGCTTGTTGACCGCAAAGCGGGCTACGCTTTTGAGGCGATTGCCAAGACGGAAATTTCGAGGCTTGCGCTGGAAGAGGCGCCAGATGTGTCTTATCAGGATATTGGTGGCTTGGATGATCAGATTGAATTGATTCAAGATGCCGTTGAGCTGCCATTTTTGCACCCGGAGATGTACCGCGCCTACAACCTGCATCCACCAAAGGGCGTGCTGCTGTACGGCCCTCCCGGCTGTGGAAAGACGCTGATTGCTAAGGCTGTGGCTAATTCTTTGGCCAACCGCATCGGTGAGACTGGCACCTCGTACTTCATCAACGTCAAGGGCCCAGAGCTGCTGAACAAGTACGTCGGTGAGACAGAGCGACAGATCCGAGTGATTTTTGAGCGCGCCCGTGAGCTTGCCGGCGATGGCCGCCCCGTGATCATTTTCTTTGATGAAATGGAATCGATTTTCCGTACCCGTGGTTCAGGTGTGAGTTCTGATATGGAAACCACCGTGGTGCCACAGCTTTTGGCAGAGCTTGACGGTGTGGAGGATCTGTCCAATGTCATCGTGGTGGGCGCTACCAACCGTGAAGAGCTGATCGACCCGGCCATTTTGCGCCCGGGTCGCCTGGACATCAAGATTCGCATCAACCGCCCCAACAAGCAGGGCGCACATGACATTTTCACCCGCTACATCAATGATTCGATTCCGCTGGCCGAACCTGCCGAGGATCTCATTGATCGCGCCGTGGATCACCTGTACACCCCGCGCCCTTATGTGCGTTTGACGCTGATCGATGGTTCGGTGGAAACACTGAACTACCACGACTTTGTCTCTGGTGCGATGATCGCCAACATTGTTGACCGTGCTAAAAAATCAGCTATTAAGGCGCATATCGACGGCACCGGCGTTGGCCTAACCGCCGAGCAGCTCATCCAGGCGATTGATGATGAAAACCAGCAGAGCGAAGACCTGCCAAACACCTCCAACCCGGATGAATGGTCCAGGATCACTGGACGCCAGGGCAAGCAGGTTACTCACGCAGAGGTGGTTATCTAA
- a CDS encoding RecB family exonuclease — MTSPVENVKKKPRPLALSPSRAGDYQQCPLLYRFRAIDRLPEPKTVAQVKGTLVHAVLEYMHKLPREEREYPAMVKQLKPTWAQMCEEDAELKELVPEDELYDFLVDSRTLLRGYFEMENPQGFDATECEMYVDTVLPNGVPVRGFIDRVDTAPTGQVRVIDYKTGKKPKPQWSQQAQFQMLFYALVYWRMFNEIPAQLRLMYLKVNDSMFLNPSREQLEFFERDLGDLWAKIEMDGKAGHFRTKTSKLCGWCPHQSLCPEYGGVPPEYPGWPGSTAD; from the coding sequence ATGACCAGCCCAGTTGAAAACGTTAAGAAAAAGCCACGCCCATTGGCGCTGTCACCGTCGCGCGCCGGGGATTACCAGCAGTGTCCCCTGTTGTATCGCTTCCGCGCGATTGATCGCCTGCCAGAGCCTAAGACCGTCGCCCAGGTCAAAGGCACGTTGGTGCACGCTGTGTTGGAATATATGCACAAGTTGCCGCGTGAAGAACGCGAATATCCAGCCATGGTGAAGCAACTCAAGCCCACCTGGGCGCAGATGTGTGAAGAAGACGCAGAGCTCAAAGAGCTTGTTCCAGAAGATGAGCTTTATGATTTCCTCGTGGATTCCCGCACCCTGCTGCGTGGCTACTTTGAAATGGAAAATCCTCAAGGTTTCGACGCCACCGAATGCGAAATGTACGTGGACACTGTGCTGCCCAACGGCGTTCCTGTTCGTGGTTTTATCGACCGTGTGGATACCGCCCCCACCGGCCAAGTCCGAGTTATCGACTACAAGACTGGCAAGAAACCAAAGCCGCAGTGGAGCCAGCAAGCGCAGTTCCAGATGCTGTTCTATGCACTGGTCTACTGGCGCATGTTCAATGAAATCCCAGCTCAGCTTCGTTTAATGTACCTCAAAGTCAACGATTCAATGTTCCTCAACCCATCACGGGAGCAGCTGGAATTCTTCGAACGCGATCTGGGTGATCTGTGGGCAAAGATTGAAATGGACGGCAAAGCAGGCCATTTTCGAACGAAGACCTCCAAGCTGTGTGGCTGGTGCCCACACCAATCACTGTGTCCGGAGTATGGTGGGGTTCCACCCGAGTACCCCGGTTGGCCTGGCAGTACAGCAGACTAG
- a CDS encoding phosphoribosyl-ATP diphosphatase, with translation MYRVKTFDSLYEELLNRAQTRPEGSGTVAALDKGIHHLGKKVIEEAGEVWIAAEYETDEELAGEISQLIYWTQVIMVARGLKPEDIYKNL, from the coding sequence ATGTACCGAGTGAAGACATTTGACTCGCTGTACGAAGAACTTCTTAACCGTGCTCAGACCCGCCCTGAAGGGTCTGGAACCGTGGCCGCCTTGGATAAAGGCATCCATCATCTAGGTAAGAAGGTCATCGAAGAAGCCGGAGAGGTCTGGATTGCAGCCGAGTATGAGACCGATGAAGAGCTAGCCGGAGAAATCTCCCAGCTCATTTATTGGACCCAGGTCATCATGGTTGCTCGCGGCCTGAAGCCAGAAGATATCTACAAGAACCTGTAG
- the aspA gene encoding aspartate ammonia-lyase translates to MSKTSNKSSADSKNDAKAEDIVNGENQIATNESQSSDSAAVSERVVEPKTTVQKKFRIESDLLGELQIPSHAYYGVHTLRAVDNFQISRTTINHVPDFIRGMVQVKKAAALANRRLHTLPAQKAEAIVWACDQILIEERCMDQFPIDVFQGGAGTSLNMNTNEVVANLALEFLGHEKGEYHILHPMDDVNMSQSTNDSYPTGFRLGIYAGLQTLIAEIDELQVAFRHKGNEFVDIIKMGRTQLQDAVPMSLGEEFRAFAHNLAEEQTVLREAANRLLEVNLGATAIGTGVNTPAGYRHQVVAALSEVTGLELKSARDLIEATSDTGAYVHAHSAIKRAAMKLSKICNDLRLLSSGPRAGLNEINLPPRQAGSSIMPAKVNPVIPEVVNQVCFKVFGNDLTVTMAAEAGQLQLNVMEPVIGESLFQSLRILGNAAKTLREKCVVGITANADVCRAYVDNSIGIITYLNPFLGHDIGDQIGKEAAETGRPVRELILEKKLMDEKTLEAVLSKENLMHPMFRGRLYLEN, encoded by the coding sequence ATGTCTAAGACGAGCAACAAGTCTTCAGCAGACTCAAAGAATGACGCAAAAGCCGAAGACATTGTGAACGGCGAGAACCAAATCGCCACGAATGAGTCGCAGTCTTCAGACAGCGCTGCAGTTTCGGAACGTGTCGTCGAACCAAAAACCACGGTTCAGAAAAAGTTCCGAATCGAATCGGATCTGCTTGGTGAACTTCAGATCCCATCCCACGCATATTACGGGGTGCACACCCTTCGTGCGGTGGACAACTTCCAAATCTCACGAACCACCATCAACCACGTCCCAGATTTCATTCGCGGCATGGTCCAGGTGAAAAAGGCCGCAGCTTTAGCAAACCGCCGACTGCACACACTTCCAGCACAAAAAGCAGAAGCAATTGTCTGGGCTTGTGATCAGATCCTCATTGAGGAACGCTGTATGGATCAGTTCCCCATCGATGTGTTCCAGGGTGGCGCAGGTACCTCACTGAACATGAACACCAACGAGGTTGTTGCCAACCTTGCACTTGAGTTCTTAGGCCATGAAAAGGGCGAGTACCACATCCTGCACCCCATGGATGATGTGAACATGTCCCAGTCCACCAACGATTCCTACCCAACTGGTTTCCGCCTGGGCATTTACGCTGGACTGCAGACCCTCATCGCTGAAATTGATGAGCTTCAGGTTGCGTTCCGCCACAAGGGCAATGAGTTTGTCGACATCATCAAGATGGGCCGCACCCAGTTGCAGGATGCTGTTCCCATGAGCTTGGGCGAAGAGTTCCGAGCATTCGCGCACAACCTCGCAGAAGAGCAGACCGTGCTGCGTGAAGCTGCCAACCGTCTCCTCGAGGTCAATCTTGGTGCAACCGCAATCGGTACTGGTGTGAACACTCCAGCAGGCTACCGCCACCAGGTTGTCGCTGCTCTGTCTGAGGTCACCGGACTGGAACTAAAGTCCGCACGTGATCTCATCGAGGCTACCTCTGACACCGGTGCATATGTTCATGCGCACTCCGCAATCAAGCGTGCAGCCATGAAACTGTCCAAGATCTGTAACGATCTACGTCTGCTGTCTTCTGGTCCTCGTGCTGGCTTGAACGAAATCAACCTGCCACCACGCCAGGCTGGTTCCTCCATCATGCCAGCCAAGGTCAACCCAGTGATCCCAGAAGTGGTCAACCAGGTCTGCTTCAAGGTCTTCGGTAACGATCTCACCGTCACCATGGCTGCGGAAGCTGGCCAGTTGCAGCTCAACGTCATGGAGCCAGTCATTGGCGAATCCCTCTTCCAGTCACTGCGCATCCTGGGCAATGCAGCCAAGACTTTGCGTGAGAAGTGCGTCGTAGGAATCACCGCCAACGCTGATGTTTGCCGTGCTTACGTTGATAACTCCATCGGGATTATCACTTACCTGAACCCATTCCTGGGCCACGACATTGGAGATCAGATCGGTAAGGAAGCAGCCGAAACTGGTCGACCAGTGCGTGAACTCATCCTGGAAAAGAAGCTCATGGATGAAAAGACGCTCGAGGCAGTCCTGTCCAAGGAGAACCTCATGCACCCAATGTTCCGCGGAAGGCTCTACTTGGAGAACTAA
- a CDS encoding M18 family aminopeptidase, whose translation MHVTDDFLSFIALSPSSYHAAAAVERRLLHEGFIRQEDTDEWDARPGGHVTVRGGAVVAWWVPEDASPDSGFRIIGSHTDSPGFKLKPRGDLSSHGWQQAGVEVYGGPILPSWLDRELALAGRIVLADGSVKLVNTGPILRIPHVAIHLDRTVNSQLTLNPQRHLQPVFAVGEPDVSILDVIAGAAVVDPADIVSHDLITVATQDAEVFGAHGDFLASGRLDNLSSVHPSMTALIAASQSDDTGSDILVLAAFDHEEVGSNSTSGAGGPLLEDVLNRTARALGADEDERRRMFNRSTMVSADAAHSIHPNFPEKHDQANYPIIGKGPVLKVNANQRYTSDAVTSGMWIRACQIAGVPHQVFAGNNDVPCGSTIGPISATRLGIDSVDVGIPLLSMHSAREMAGVKDLMWFEQALEAYLVN comes from the coding sequence ATGCATGTAACTGACGATTTCTTAAGTTTTATTGCCCTAAGCCCAAGTTCCTATCACGCGGCCGCGGCGGTGGAGCGCAGGTTGCTCCATGAGGGGTTCATTCGTCAGGAAGATACCGATGAATGGGATGCCCGCCCTGGTGGGCATGTGACGGTGCGTGGGGGAGCAGTAGTGGCGTGGTGGGTGCCTGAGGATGCTTCGCCAGATTCCGGGTTCCGCATCATTGGGTCACATACTGATTCACCGGGTTTCAAGTTAAAGCCCCGTGGGGATCTTTCCTCACACGGTTGGCAGCAGGCCGGCGTCGAGGTTTACGGCGGACCGATCCTGCCAAGCTGGCTGGATCGCGAGCTGGCCTTAGCAGGCCGCATTGTGCTTGCCGACGGGTCCGTCAAGCTTGTCAACACCGGCCCGATTCTGCGCATCCCGCACGTGGCTATTCATTTGGACCGTACTGTTAATTCCCAACTCACCCTTAATCCACAGCGTCACCTGCAGCCTGTGTTTGCTGTTGGTGAGCCCGACGTATCAATTCTGGATGTCATTGCTGGTGCTGCGGTAGTGGATCCTGCAGATATTGTCAGCCATGATCTGATCACGGTGGCTACCCAAGATGCTGAAGTATTTGGCGCACATGGGGATTTCTTGGCGTCTGGTCGCCTGGATAACCTGAGCAGCGTGCATCCATCCATGACTGCATTGATTGCGGCTTCGCAATCTGACGATACTGGTTCGGATATTTTGGTTCTTGCTGCATTCGATCATGAAGAAGTGGGAAGTAATTCCACCTCGGGTGCCGGGGGCCCCCTGTTGGAGGATGTGCTCAACCGTACTGCTCGTGCGTTGGGTGCAGATGAAGATGAGCGACGCCGGATGTTTAACCGTTCCACCATGGTCTCAGCTGACGCGGCACACTCCATTCACCCCAACTTCCCCGAGAAGCATGATCAAGCTAATTACCCCATCATTGGTAAAGGTCCTGTATTGAAGGTCAACGCCAACCAGCGCTACACCTCCGATGCAGTCACTTCAGGCATGTGGATCAGGGCATGTCAGATTGCCGGTGTGCCACACCAGGTGTTTGCCGGCAACAACGATGTGCCGTGTGGTTCCACCATCGGCCCGATCAGTGCGACTCGCCTGGGTATCGATTCTGTCGATGTCGGTATTCCATTGCTGTCCATGCACTCCGCACGCGAAATGGCCGGAGTGAAGGATCTGATGTGGTTTGAACAAGCCCTGGAAGCCTATCTGGTAAATTAA